Proteins found in one Misgurnus anguillicaudatus chromosome 3, ASM2758022v2, whole genome shotgun sequence genomic segment:
- the LOC129445112 gene encoding interferon-induced protein 44 isoform X3, with amino-acid sequence MAGNVDSKLLVPPQPQPEFNEPWRKFDWNQRDVLKKKLEEFTLSNEDVKYIKILVAGEIGAGKSSFINSVNNVFQERITSRALVSSTAGQSKSFTTKLKPSRIKSGDKFLPYVFTDIMGLEPKVLAGSQPEDIINAVFGHVKDGYKFDESEPIAQGKEHYISDPNLSDQAFCLVYVVAADTISFTDEKLIDKLKIIRHRISDRDIPQVIVMTKIDEACPLVKNDLRKVYHSKKIKEKMQTCSDLIGVPMCNIFPVKNYHDEIDTNPDVDVLILKALDQIVYLAHDRLDSSSGW; translated from the exons ATGGCTGGTAACGTAGACTCAAAACTATTAGTACCACCACAGCCTCAACCAG AATTCAATGAACCATGGAGAAAGTTTGATTGGAA TCAGAGAGATGTCCTGAAAAAGAAGCTCGAAGAATTTACTCTGAGTAATGAAGATGTGAAATATATCAAGATCCTGGTTGCTGGAGAAATTGGAGCAGGAAAGTCCAGCTTTATAAACTCAGTCAATAATGTCTTTCAAGAACGGATCACCTCCAGAGCACTAGTTAGTTCAACTGCTGGGCAAAGTAAAAGTTTTACAACAAAG CTCAAACCATCCCGCATTAAAAGTGGAGACAAGTTCTTGCCCTATGTCTTCACAGACATAATGGGCTTAGAACCTAAAGTGTTGGCTGGGTCACAACCAGAGGACATCATCAATGCTGTATTTGGCCATGTGAAGGATGGCTATAAA TTTGATGAGTCGGAGCCAATCGCTCAAGGGAAGGAACATTACATCAGTGACCCCAACCTCTCTGACCAGGCTTTCTGTCTGGTTTATGTCGTAGCTGCTGATACAATATCATTCACGGATGAGAAACTTATTGACAAGTTGAAGATCATTCGCCACAGAATCAGTGATAGAG ATATTCCTCAAGTCATTGTCATGACCAAAATAGATGAAGCATGTCCATTGGTGAAGAATGATCTAAGAAAGGTGTATCACAGCAAGAAGATCAAAGAGAAG ATGCAGACGTGCAGTGACTTGATTGGTGTACCAATGTGCAACATCTTCCCAGTGAAGAACTACCATGATGAGATTGACACAAATCCTGATGTTGATGTTCTGATTCTGAAAGCACTGGATCAGATTGTTTATCTTGCTCATGATCGACTTGATAGCAGCAGTGGCTGGTGA